The Prevotella sp. E9-3 genome has a window encoding:
- a CDS encoding ATP-binding protein: MRRTSLSLKLGLGILTLVIIVFTTSLGTLFYQSRHILRQEAQERASSVLNTTMQRFTCHLNAVETATEVNAWLITKYLQPDSLLNISRNIVQRNPHVDGCSISAEPEVFPQFGGHFSAYTVRESDTITTVIEEKYDYFSKVWYATPRDNAKACWVVYYDEADSLELTLDGMIASYSKPLYNSDGKFVAVVSTDLSLRRLSEVINAERPYPNSYYIMTGADGHFIIHPDTTQLFVKTIFDGANPYQNADIISLGHQMTSGHQGSIEAKINGVSCLVSYQPVAGTNWSLAIICPYEDILHGYHRLGIILIPLVIVSLIIILVFCRKSVTHAILPLNQLAQQSYLIAKGNYDARPIGHTHRSDVIGRLQNSFATMQESLSRHVNAIRQAADETARQNKELAQATLLAEESDRQKTTFIQGLTHQIRTPLNIIMGFAQVMRDTSVRLPEEEMKGVIDMMRHNGHLLGRMVLMLYESSDTGSSEELNNKQKEMVSCNEIARDDIDFICRHFSNISIDFHTNVPDDFSILTIRLYLMRSISELLYNSAKYSDGKNISLTVEHKGESVFFIIQDTGPGIPKNAIDKMFKPFTKINELSEGLGLGIPLTYRHVVNLGGTLTLDTDYDNGCRFIIELPIGQSGENE, from the coding sequence ATGCGTAGAACCAGTCTTTCCCTCAAGCTCGGTCTGGGCATTCTCACACTGGTTATCATTGTGTTCACGACATCGCTCGGCACCTTGTTCTATCAGTCACGCCACATTCTTCGCCAAGAAGCTCAGGAGCGTGCCAGCAGTGTTCTCAACACTACGATGCAACGTTTCACCTGTCATTTAAATGCAGTAGAGACAGCGACCGAAGTCAACGCCTGGCTGATTACCAAATACCTTCAGCCGGACTCCTTATTGAATATTTCCCGCAACATTGTTCAAAGGAACCCACATGTTGACGGATGTTCCATCAGTGCCGAGCCGGAAGTCTTCCCACAATTTGGCGGACATTTCTCAGCCTACACCGTACGCGAGTCCGATACCATCACTACCGTCATAGAAGAAAAATACGATTACTTCAGCAAAGTATGGTATGCCACCCCGCGCGACAATGCGAAAGCCTGCTGGGTAGTGTATTATGATGAAGCCGACTCTCTTGAGCTGACCCTTGACGGCATGATTGCGTCTTACAGCAAGCCCCTCTACAACTCCGACGGGAAATTCGTGGCAGTAGTCAGCACCGACCTATCCCTCCGCCGATTGTCAGAGGTCATCAATGCCGAGCGTCCCTACCCTAATTCCTATTATATCATGACGGGAGCCGACGGTCACTTCATCATTCACCCCGATACCACCCAACTCTTCGTCAAGACCATTTTCGATGGTGCCAATCCATATCAGAATGCCGACATCATCTCTCTTGGCCATCAAATGACGTCGGGCCATCAGGGGAGCATAGAAGCGAAGATCAACGGCGTATCCTGTCTGGTTTCCTACCAACCGGTAGCCGGAACCAATTGGAGTCTGGCCATCATCTGTCCTTACGAAGACATTCTGCATGGCTACCACCGACTGGGCATCATCCTCATTCCGCTGGTCATTGTCAGCCTGATAATCATCCTCGTATTCTGCCGGAAGAGCGTAACCCACGCTATTCTGCCGCTGAACCAATTGGCACAGCAGTCATACCTCATTGCCAAAGGCAACTACGACGCGCGTCCTATCGGCCACACCCACCGCAGCGATGTCATTGGCCGACTGCAGAACAGTTTTGCCACCATGCAGGAATCGCTCTCGCGCCATGTCAACGCCATCCGCCAGGCTGCCGACGAGACAGCGCGACAGAACAAGGAATTGGCTCAGGCTACCCTTCTTGCTGAGGAATCAGACCGACAGAAGACCACTTTCATACAGGGTCTGACCCATCAGATACGCACCCCGCTCAACATCATCATGGGATTTGCCCAAGTGATGCGCGACACCTCCGTGCGCCTGCCTGAAGAAGAGATGAAAGGCGTCATCGACATGATGCGGCACAACGGCCATCTCCTTGGCCGTATGGTACTGATGCTCTACGAAAGCTCAGACACTGGTTCGTCCGAAGAGTTGAACAACAAGCAAAAAGAGATGGTGTCCTGCAACGAGATTGCACGCGATGATATAGACTTCATCTGCCGACATTTCTCCAATATCAGCATTGATTTCCACACCAATGTGCCTGACGATTTCTCCATCCTTACCATACGTCTCTATCTGATGCGCAGCATTAGTGAATTGCTATACAATTCTGCAAAATATTCAGACGGCAAGAATATTTCCCTTACTGTAGAACATAAGGGTGAGAGCGTATTCTTCATTATCCAGGACACAGGCCCCGGCATTCCGAAAAACGCTATCGACAAGATGTTCAAGCCTTTCACCAAAATCAACGAGCTGTCGGAAGGTCTTGGCCTTGGTATCCCGCTCACCTATCGCCATGTTGTCAATCTCGGTGGTACGCTTACCCTCGACACCGACTACGACAATGGTTGCCGGTTCATTATCGAGCTTCCCATAGGACAGTCTGGTGAGAATGAATAG
- a CDS encoding dockerin type I repeat-containing protein yields the protein MMRRRLLSIVCLLLGVAAGALAQHWSVNPHAFQYDMTAYVQLSKVQQSGYEVAAFCGDECRGIGKLLTANDGTQVFQLRIRSNEATGETITFRAWNVADEQEYVANVSITFASQAVEGTPSEPVVLDLGISLKGDVNGDGEITAQDASLIQQYAARKFGADAAGFNVAAADVNGDGDVNAQDASLVQQYVAKKILW from the coding sequence ATGATGAGAAGGCGCTTATTGTCTATCGTGTGCCTGCTGCTCGGAGTGGCAGCAGGCGCACTTGCCCAGCACTGGTCGGTGAACCCACATGCCTTCCAGTATGACATGACGGCATACGTGCAGCTGTCAAAGGTGCAGCAGAGTGGTTATGAGGTAGCCGCATTCTGTGGTGACGAGTGTCGCGGCATTGGCAAATTGCTCACGGCCAATGACGGCACACAGGTGTTTCAACTGCGTATTCGCAGCAATGAAGCTACTGGTGAAACGATTACGTTTAGGGCATGGAACGTGGCCGATGAACAGGAATACGTGGCCAACGTTTCTATTACGTTCGCTTCGCAAGCCGTGGAGGGAACACCCAGCGAGCCTGTTGTCCTGGACTTAGGTATCAGTCTGAAGGGTGACGTGAACGGCGACGGAGAGATTACTGCACAGGACGCATCGCTCATCCAGCAGTATGCAGCCCGTAAGTTTGGCGCAGATGCAGCAGGCTTTAATGTTGCTGCGGCTGATGTGAATGGTGATGGTGACGTTAACGCCCAGGACGCATCGCTCGTTCAGCAGTATGTGGCAAAGAAAATATTATGGTAA
- a CDS encoding alpha-L-fucosidase translates to MKSSFIVSRVLAVTTLMAMPCLCLMAQKPVANVEIAQGKYDANWESLSAWECPEWFKDAKFGIWAHWGPQCQAEAGDWYGRSMYYEGTRQYKYHLEHYGNPKDYGLKELIRDWKAEQWNPDELVALYKSVGARYFFTLGQHHDNFDLWNSPYQEWNSVNMGPKRDIVGEWAAACAKYGLPLGISMHGSHTWTWLEGAQKYDGNLTKEDGKGQWWEGYDPQELYAQCHTPSKGWEHSGTIHNQWDWNNGASQPSEAYKKKFQNRVLQCINDYHPQMLYFDDTVLPFYGCDDQVGLNILQHYYNKNAQSDGSAPVVPMGKILKSEHKKAMLWDVERGTPDKIQEQYWQTCTCIGEWHYNQDVYAKNRYKSAQQVIDMLLDVVSKNGNLLLSIPVKANGTIDDKERAILAEIKEWMDQNSVSIYGTRPWKTFGEGPLAEAANPMTAQGFNEKNNYSALDVRYVQRNDSLFASVMRWPQTATFTFKALSFTSKYYSGKVKNVKLLGYGDVAYKQTLDGLQVSLPSQPVNKIAPVFVITFAEAEKRQ, encoded by the coding sequence ATGAAATCTTCATTCATAGTAAGCAGAGTATTGGCTGTCACCACGCTGATGGCCATGCCGTGTTTGTGTTTAATGGCACAGAAACCAGTAGCCAATGTGGAAATAGCTCAAGGCAAGTATGATGCCAACTGGGAAAGTCTGTCAGCATGGGAATGTCCGGAATGGTTCAAGGATGCCAAGTTCGGCATCTGGGCCCATTGGGGACCACAATGTCAGGCCGAGGCAGGCGACTGGTATGGCCGTTCGATGTACTATGAAGGTACTCGCCAGTACAAATATCACTTGGAACACTACGGCAATCCGAAAGACTATGGACTGAAGGAACTGATTCGCGACTGGAAGGCCGAGCAGTGGAATCCCGACGAACTGGTAGCACTCTACAAAAGTGTGGGTGCCCGCTATTTCTTCACCCTGGGGCAGCATCATGACAATTTCGACCTCTGGAACTCACCCTATCAGGAGTGGAATTCGGTGAATATGGGGCCTAAGCGCGATATCGTGGGCGAATGGGCGGCTGCTTGTGCTAAGTATGGACTGCCATTGGGCATCTCCATGCATGGCAGTCATACGTGGACATGGCTGGAAGGGGCGCAGAAATACGATGGCAACCTGACCAAGGAGGATGGAAAAGGACAATGGTGGGAAGGGTACGACCCGCAGGAACTCTATGCCCAGTGCCATACTCCCAGTAAGGGCTGGGAGCATAGCGGGACCATTCACAACCAGTGGGACTGGAACAATGGCGCTTCACAGCCTTCAGAGGCCTATAAGAAAAAGTTTCAGAACCGTGTTCTTCAATGTATCAACGACTATCATCCGCAGATGCTCTATTTCGACGATACGGTGCTTCCTTTCTACGGATGTGACGATCAGGTGGGGCTGAACATCCTTCAGCATTACTACAACAAGAATGCGCAGTCAGATGGTTCGGCGCCTGTGGTACCGATGGGAAAGATTCTGAAGTCTGAGCATAAAAAGGCCATGCTTTGGGATGTGGAGCGTGGCACACCCGACAAAATTCAAGAGCAGTATTGGCAAACCTGTACCTGTATAGGCGAGTGGCACTATAATCAGGATGTTTACGCAAAGAACAGGTATAAGAGTGCCCAGCAGGTGATCGACATGCTACTCGATGTGGTGTCGAAAAATGGCAATCTGCTGCTCAGTATTCCCGTGAAAGCCAACGGTACCATCGATGATAAAGAGCGTGCCATTCTTGCTGAAATAAAGGAATGGATGGACCAGAACTCAGTAAGTATCTACGGTACGCGACCTTGGAAAACCTTTGGTGAAGGTCCTTTGGCTGAGGCAGCTAACCCGATGACTGCACAAGGTTTCAACGAGAAGAACAACTATTCGGCTCTCGATGTACGCTATGTTCAGCGCAACGATTCGCTGTTTGCATCGGTGATGCGCTGGCCCCAGACCGCGACCTTCACTTTCAAGGCGTTGAGCTTCACCTCCAAGTATTATAGTGGAAAGGTGAAGAATGTGAAACTCCTTGGCTATGGCGATGTGGCTTACAAGCAAACCCTCGACGGACTGCAGGTGTCATTGCCATCCCAACCGGTGAACAAGATTGCTCCAGTATTTGTCATTACCTTTGCTGAAGCAGAGAAAAGACAGTAA
- the rplV gene encoding 50S ribosomal protein L22, with protein sequence MGARKHIKAEERKAALKTQYFAKLKGCPSSPRKMRYVVDMIRGMEVNRALGVLRFSKKAAAADVEKLLRSAIANWEQKNDRKAEAGELFVTRVFVDEGVTLKRMRPAPQGRGYRIRKRSNHVTLFVDAKTNDVKE encoded by the coding sequence ATGGGAGCAAGAAAACATATTAAGGCTGAAGAAAGAAAAGCAGCTCTTAAGACACAGTATTTTGCAAAGCTGAAAGGCTGTCCTTCTTCTCCGCGCAAGATGCGTTATGTCGTTGATATGATTCGCGGCATGGAGGTTAACCGCGCTCTTGGCGTACTCCGTTTCTCGAAGAAGGCTGCTGCTGCCGATGTGGAGAAGCTTCTCCGTTCGGCTATTGCCAACTGGGAACAGAAGAACGATCGCAAGGCTGAGGCCGGCGAACTGTTCGTTACTCGCGTCTTCGTTGACGAGGGCGTTACACTGAAGCGAATGAGACCTGCACCTCAGGGACGCGGATATCGTATCCGCAAGCGTTCTAACCACGTTACCCTGTTTGTTGACGCTAAAACTAACGACGTAAAAGAATAA
- the rplW gene encoding 50S ribosomal protein L23, which yields MAFIIKPLVTEKATKITEKTSAPKKLRARGKKTIENKNAVEEKISYVVKRSGKADETKEKSIYTYEKPARPQYAFIVKPEANKIEIQKEVEGLYNVTVLSVNTMRYAGKRSQRYTKAGLVKGQKNAFKKAIVTLKEGDEIDFYSNID from the coding sequence ATGGCATTTATCATAAAGCCCCTGGTTACTGAGAAAGCAACCAAGATCACGGAAAAGACTTCTGCCCCTAAAAAGCTTCGCGCTCGTGGCAAGAAGACTATTGAGAATAAGAATGCTGTAGAGGAGAAGATTTCCTATGTAGTTAAGCGCAGCGGTAAGGCTGACGAGACTAAGGAAAAGTCTATCTACACCTATGAGAAGCCTGCTCGTCCCCAGTATGCATTCATTGTTAAGCCTGAGGCTAACAAGATTGAGATTCAGAAGGAAGTCGAGGGACTCTACAACGTTACAGTTCTGAGCGTAAACACGATGCGTTATGCCGGAAAGCGCAGTCAGCGCTATACCAAGGCTGGTCTCGTGAAAGGTCAGAAGAACGCTTTCAAGAAAGCTATCGTAACGCTGAAGGAAGGCGACGAAATTGATTTTTATAGCAATATCGATTAA
- the rpsS gene encoding 30S ribosomal protein S19: protein MSRSLKKGPYINVALEKKVLAMNESGKKTVVKTWARASMISPDFVGHTVAVHNGNKFIPVYITENMVGHKLGEFAPTRRFGGHAGNKK from the coding sequence ATGAGTCGTTCATTAAAGAAAGGTCCTTATATCAACGTTGCTCTCGAGAAGAAAGTTCTCGCCATGAATGAGAGCGGCAAGAAGACTGTCGTTAAGACTTGGGCCAGAGCATCAATGATTTCCCCCGATTTCGTGGGACACACTGTTGCAGTTCATAACGGTAACAAATTTATCCCTGTTTACATTACTGAAAACATGGTTGGTCACAAGCTCGGTGAGTTCGCACCCACACGTCGCTTCGGTGGTCACGCCGGTAATAAGAAGTAA
- the rplB gene encoding 50S ribosomal protein L2 translates to MAVRKLKPVTPGQRHKVIGTFEDITASVPEKSLVYGKRSTGGRNNTGKMTVRYMGGGHKKKYRLIDFKREKDGVPAVVKTIEYDPNRSARIALLYYADGEKRYIIAPNGLQVGAQLMSGAEAAPEIGNALPLANIPVGTVIHNIELRPGQGALLVRSAGNFAQLTSREGDYCVIKLPSGETRKVLSACKATVGAVGNSDHALEQSGKAGRSRWLGLRPHNRGVVMNPHDHPMGGGEGRQSGGHPRSRKGLYAKGLKTRAPKKLSNKYIIERANKK, encoded by the coding sequence ATGGCAGTACGTAAATTAAAACCCGTTACTCCGGGTCAAAGACACAAGGTTATTGGCACGTTCGAGGATATTACTGCATCCGTGCCAGAGAAGTCTCTCGTTTACGGTAAGCGTTCTACCGGCGGTCGAAACAACACCGGTAAGATGACCGTTCGCTACATGGGTGGCGGCCACAAGAAGAAGTATCGTCTGATCGACTTCAAACGAGAGAAAGATGGTGTTCCTGCTGTGGTGAAGACAATCGAGTATGATCCTAACCGCTCTGCTCGTATCGCACTTCTCTATTATGCAGATGGTGAAAAACGTTACATTATTGCTCCTAATGGACTGCAAGTTGGCGCACAGCTGATGTCTGGAGCTGAGGCTGCACCTGAGATTGGTAATGCCCTGCCCCTCGCCAACATCCCTGTAGGTACGGTGATTCACAACATCGAGCTCCGTCCAGGTCAGGGTGCATTGCTCGTTCGTTCGGCTGGTAATTTTGCTCAGTTGACTTCTCGTGAGGGAGACTACTGCGTGATTAAACTCCCCTCAGGTGAGACTCGCAAAGTGCTCTCTGCTTGTAAGGCTACTGTTGGTGCAGTAGGCAACTCAGACCACGCTCTGGAACAGTCTGGTAAGGCTGGACGTTCACGCTGGTTGGGTCTTCGTCCACACAACCGTGGTGTTGTGATGAACCCACATGATCACCCAATGGGTGGTGGTGAAGGCCGTCAGTCTGGTGGACACCCACGTTCACGTAAGGGTCTGTACGCTAAGGGTCTGAAGACACGCGCACCTAAGAAGCTTTCAAACAAGTACATCATTGAAAGAGCTAACAAGAAGTAA
- a CDS encoding DNA-binding domain-containing protein, with product MIKYTLFKQNRNFLPSAGQYVARAVHTQVVDTEEIAGMIQENCTLKRSDVLAVLSELEDVMVRLLQRGDIVKLNHLGRLKLEIEGSPVANVEEFNPNKHIRGVRLHLIPESKNGCQRLYDGIRFEEWQP from the coding sequence ATGATTAAATACACACTATTCAAACAAAACAGGAATTTTTTGCCCTCAGCAGGGCAGTATGTAGCACGTGCCGTACACACGCAAGTGGTGGATACGGAAGAGATTGCCGGTATGATTCAAGAGAACTGTACGCTAAAGCGTTCGGATGTTCTTGCGGTACTCAGTGAACTGGAAGACGTAATGGTGCGGCTTTTGCAGCGGGGCGACATTGTGAAACTGAACCATCTGGGCCGACTGAAACTTGAAATTGAGGGGAGTCCGGTGGCCAATGTCGAGGAATTCAATCCGAACAAGCACATCCGCGGCGTTCGCTTGCACCTTATTCCAGAAAGCAAAAACGGATGCCAACGTCTGTACGATGGCATCCGCTTCGAGGAGTGGCAACCATAA
- a CDS encoding AraC family transcriptional regulator: protein MENNMPLAQLSVLTLNVGFARHNADWNWKNVRSPFARLYYVTEGEAQVILPSGTYSLTPNHMYLIPPFTMHSYVCTGPFAHYYVHIYEADGKNSLYDNWDIPFEVDAVTNDLLMMVRLCELNPFLKLPQSNPDVYDNHLMLMNNIRMNQNRSFSDKLESRGILYVLLSRFLAHSKLRAEVGDTRIQKTIRYIRQHLDEPLPIGTLSSIACMSKDHYIRMFKQFTGQTPVTYIAIRRMEKAELLLVTTSMSVKLLASEVGYEDTSYFNRIFRKYVGQSPQMYRQGNGLSILSNQ from the coding sequence ATGGAAAACAACATGCCGTTAGCTCAGCTAAGTGTGCTAACTTTGAATGTGGGCTTCGCCCGTCACAATGCCGATTGGAACTGGAAAAATGTGCGCAGTCCTTTCGCTCGTCTCTATTACGTCACAGAAGGAGAAGCTCAGGTGATTCTGCCTTCAGGTACTTATAGCCTGACGCCCAATCACATGTATCTCATTCCTCCGTTCACTATGCATAGTTATGTGTGTACCGGTCCTTTTGCTCATTATTATGTGCACATTTATGAAGCAGATGGAAAAAACAGTCTGTATGATAATTGGGACATTCCTTTCGAGGTAGATGCCGTTACCAACGATTTGCTCATGATGGTCCGGTTGTGCGAACTGAATCCGTTCCTGAAACTCCCTCAGTCAAACCCCGATGTGTACGATAATCATCTGATGCTGATGAACAACATCCGAATGAACCAGAATCGTTCTTTCAGCGACAAACTGGAGTCGCGTGGCATCCTTTACGTGTTGCTGTCTAGATTCCTGGCACACTCCAAGTTGCGTGCCGAGGTGGGTGATACGCGCATCCAGAAAACTATTCGCTATATTCGTCAGCATCTTGACGAGCCACTGCCTATCGGAACACTTTCCTCGATAGCCTGCATGTCGAAGGATCATTATATCCGTATGTTCAAGCAGTTCACCGGACAGACCCCCGTCACCTATATTGCCATACGCCGTATGGAAAAGGCCGAACTGCTGTTGGTCACCACTTCCATGTCGGTGAAATTGCTGGCCAGTGAGGTGGGGTATGAGGACACTTCCTATTTCAACCGCATCTTCCGAAAATACGTCGGACAATCGCCCCAAATGTACCGTCAAGGGAACGGGTTGTCGATATTGTCCAATCAATAG
- a CDS encoding cache domain-containing protein, with protein MTQKGRTIRITLSTKLSLLVVLATTTLLVVSLSVMLYYSHNAIKIEALHKADQKLEGTVQHIDNILLSIEQASGNMYFNLLPHLDQPEMMTDFCLELIKSNSYIAGCAIAFEPYYYKDREFFMTYIYRTYNDSLEFSNVPIIQSDTFGDCPYTQQEWYATPVKTGKAIWMNPLKGKKIDDPFVTFSLPIRRTDGYIVGILAVDLSLSQLSHIILAAKPSPNSYAVLLDSDGSFILHPDDSKLLRENVFTEASLSTNHTIEKAAQSMVSGQTGYKPFRQDGKDYYIFYKPFKRTLVPGRSCERLAWSTGIVFPKDDIYGSYNQLFYVVLAITIFGLLLLLVICRTFAHSLFLPLRKLSVSAQRISEGHYDDIIPDSNHHDEIGKLQDNFQNMQRSLSKHVSELEELSNTLHERGIGLRKAYERAQKADRMKTAVLHNMTNQMMVPATTIANDVSTLCDNYESISQEEADRIVTEIQAQGKSITILLKNLLSSSDENKGKEEEYA; from the coding sequence ATGACACAAAAGGGTAGAACTATACGAATAACCCTATCGACTAAACTAAGCCTATTAGTTGTTCTTGCCACGACGACGCTTCTCGTGGTATCGCTCAGTGTGATGCTCTACTATTCACACAATGCCATTAAGATTGAAGCCCTTCACAAAGCCGACCAAAAATTAGAAGGTACCGTCCAGCATATCGACAATATATTATTAAGTATAGAGCAGGCATCGGGGAACATGTACTTTAATCTTCTTCCTCATCTCGACCAACCTGAAATGATGACTGACTTCTGCCTTGAGCTGATAAAGTCTAATTCATATATTGCCGGATGTGCCATTGCCTTCGAACCTTATTATTATAAAGACCGTGAATTTTTCATGACCTATATCTATCGCACGTATAACGATAGCTTAGAATTCTCCAACGTCCCCATTATTCAGTCCGACACTTTTGGTGACTGTCCTTATACCCAACAGGAATGGTACGCCACCCCCGTGAAGACGGGGAAAGCTATATGGATGAATCCATTGAAGGGAAAAAAGATTGACGATCCCTTTGTCACCTTCTCGCTGCCCATCCGAAGAACCGACGGTTACATTGTTGGCATCTTGGCTGTTGACCTGTCTCTCAGCCAGTTGTCGCATATCATCCTCGCTGCCAAGCCTTCACCCAACTCCTATGCAGTACTGTTGGACAGTGACGGTTCATTCATCCTTCACCCCGACGATTCAAAGCTTCTGCGTGAGAATGTTTTCACCGAGGCCAGTCTCAGTACCAACCATACAATAGAAAAGGCCGCCCAATCCATGGTTTCTGGTCAGACGGGCTACAAGCCGTTCCGTCAAGACGGCAAAGACTATTACATTTTCTACAAGCCTTTCAAGCGTACATTGGTACCAGGGCGTTCATGCGAGCGTCTTGCCTGGAGCACTGGTATTGTTTTTCCGAAAGACGATATTTACGGCAGTTACAACCAGTTGTTCTATGTCGTATTGGCAATCACCATCTTCGGACTCTTGCTGCTTCTTGTTATCTGCCGAACTTTTGCTCACTCCTTATTTCTTCCGTTACGAAAACTTTCCGTTTCGGCACAACGCATTTCAGAAGGGCACTATGACGATATTATTCCAGACAGCAATCATCACGATGAAATAGGTAAGTTGCAGGACAATTTCCAGAACATGCAACGTTCACTCTCCAAGCACGTCAGTGAACTGGAAGAACTCAGCAACACGCTGCACGAACGTGGCATCGGTCTGCGCAAAGCCTATGAGCGTGCTCAAAAAGCCGACCGTATGAAAACCGCCGTGCTCCATAACATGACCAATCAGATGATGGTGCCGGCCACAACGATAGCCAATGACGTAAGTACCCTATGTGATAATTATGAGAGCATATCACAAGAGGAGGCCGACCGGATTGTCACTGAAATCCAGGCCCAAGGCAAGAGTATCACTATCCTTCTGAAGAATCTGCTCAGCAGTTCGGACGAAAACAAGGGAAAGGAGGAAGAGTATGCGTAG
- the rplC gene encoding 50S ribosomal protein L3 — protein sequence MPGLIGKKIGMTSVFSADGKNVPCTVIEVGPCVVTQVKTVEKDGYKAVQLGFGEAKEKNTTKPMMGVFKKAGTTPKAHLAEFKFDEDYNLGDTITVELFNDTEFVDVVGTSKGKGFQGVVKRHGFGGVGQATHGQDDRLRKPGSIGACSYPAKVFKGMRMGGHMGGDRVTTQNLRVLKVIPEHNLLLVKGSCAGCNGSTVLIEK from the coding sequence ATGCCAGGATTGATTGGAAAAAAAATCGGAATGACATCCGTTTTCAGTGCCGACGGTAAGAATGTACCGTGCACTGTTATCGAAGTTGGTCCTTGTGTTGTTACACAGGTCAAGACTGTTGAGAAGGATGGCTACAAAGCTGTTCAGCTCGGTTTTGGCGAGGCTAAAGAAAAGAACACAACTAAGCCTATGATGGGCGTGTTCAAGAAAGCCGGTACAACACCAAAGGCTCACTTGGCCGAGTTCAAGTTTGATGAGGACTACAACCTGGGTGATACAATCACCGTTGAGCTCTTCAATGACACAGAGTTCGTTGACGTTGTAGGTACTTCAAAAGGTAAGGGCTTCCAGGGCGTTGTGAAGCGTCATGGTTTCGGTGGCGTAGGTCAGGCTACTCACGGTCAGGACGACCGTCTGCGTAAGCCAGGTTCTATCGGCGCCTGTTCTTATCCCGCTAAGGTTTTCAAGGGAATGCGCATGGGTGGCCACATGGGTGGCGATCGCGTAACAACGCAGAACCTTCGTGTGTTAAAGGTAATTCCGGAGCATAACCTTCTCCTTGTGAAAGGTAGCTGCGCTGGTTGCAATGGTTCAACTGTTTTAATCGAGAAGTAA
- the rplD gene encoding 50S ribosomal protein L4: protein MEVSVLNINGQETGRKVTLNEAIFGVEPNDHVIYLDVKQYLANQRQGNAKSKERSEHAGSTRKLGRQKGGGGARHGDINSSLLRGGGRVFGPTPRDYSFKLNKKVKQLARKSALAYKAQDNAILVLEDFNFEAPKTKEIVNIAKNLKVDGKKLLFVLPEANKNVYLSARNLQRAEVMEAATLNTYKVLNADVLVITEKSLEAIDGILNK, encoded by the coding sequence ATGGAAGTTAGTGTATTGAATATCAACGGTCAGGAGACCGGAAGAAAGGTAACCCTGAATGAGGCTATCTTTGGTGTTGAGCCTAATGACCACGTCATTTATCTCGACGTTAAGCAGTATCTCGCTAATCAGCGTCAGGGTAATGCTAAGTCTAAGGAACGTAGCGAACATGCTGGTTCTACTCGTAAGCTGGGTCGCCAAAAAGGCGGTGGCGGTGCACGTCACGGTGATATCAACTCATCTCTGCTGCGTGGTGGTGGTCGCGTATTCGGTCCTACACCTCGTGACTATAGCTTCAAGCTGAACAAGAAAGTGAAGCAGCTGGCTCGCAAGTCGGCTCTGGCCTACAAGGCTCAGGATAACGCAATATTGGTATTGGAAGACTTCAACTTCGAAGCTCCTAAGACAAAAGAAATTGTAAATATTGCTAAAAATCTGAAAGTCGATGGTAAGAAGCTTCTCTTCGTTTTGCCAGAAGCTAATAAAAATGTATATTTGTCGGCTCGCAACCTGCAGCGCGCTGAGGTGATGGAAGCTGCAACGCTCAATACCTACAAGGTTTTGAACGCTGATGTGCTTGTTATCACTGAAAAGTCGTTGGAGGCTATCGACGGAATCTTAAACAAGTAA